The genomic stretch TCGAGGCGTTCACACCCGCGATCGGATGCTCGGCGAGAGTCGCAGTGATAGTGACGACGCTGCCGCCCGACTTCTGCGCCAGCATCTGACTAATCGCGAGTTGAGTGAGGTAAATGAAACCTTCAAGGTTTGTTGAGGAGAGCGCTTTGAAGTCATCGGCGGTGTAACTGGTGAACGGCTTGACGAAGAATATTCCGGCGTTGTTGACGAGCGCGTCGATCGATCCAAATTGGTTGATTGCGACTTCGGCGATTCTGTGGGCAATCGCGCTGCTGCCAATGTCGCCGTCAACCAACGCAAGTTTCTCTGACGATGCGAATGCGCCGGACTGGGTGATATTTCGCGACGTGGCAACGACAGAGTAGCCGCGCTCCACGAAAGTCCTCACACAACCAGCGCCGATTCCTTGCGAAGCACCGGTTACGATTGCCGTCTTGCCCTGACTCATAATCAACTGCCGTCCTCGGATGTCCGATTCCCGGGTGGCTCGCTCGTCGTGTGCGACTCAGATGCGCGCGGACGATCGGAGGTTACACCCGATGCATTTGCGCGGTCGTAACCTTTTGGGCCAGGCGGCTATCGAACAGTCGTGGCAACCCAACTTATGAATAGTTCCACACGCCTGGAAGAACCGCAGATGGCCGCAATCCGCGAAGAATTCCCCGCCGGGATCGGTACGCTTCTCGGCCTCACCTTGATTCGCGAGGGAGTCGGGCGCGCCACGGTCGAATTCGAAGCCGGCGCGCGCCATTCGAATCCGATGGGAACGCTTCACGGCGGCGTGCTGTGCGATATCGCGGATGCCGCGATGGGTATCGCTTACAGCAGCACGCTTGCCGCTGGCGAGACGTTCACGACCATCGAGTTGAAAATCAATTTCTTCCGCCCGGTCTGGAATGCGAAGCTCCGCGCCGAAGCGCGCATGGTTCGCGGCGGCAAAACTATCGGCCTGGTCGAATGCAACGTTTTGAACGACAAGAACGAACTCGTCGCGCGCGCCTCGAGCACCTGCATGACGCTGCGCGGGCGCCGCGCCGAAGGACGCGGACTCCGCCGGGAAATTAGTGCCAAGGCCCGATAGCAATACGTTCGCGAAACTACTTACTTGATCATCTCGACGCCGCCGGTCACGAGCGCGAAGAGCGTCGCGCCATTCCTGGTCGTGACGGTGTGCACGCATCCGTCGGGCCGGTAGTTGACGTTGCCGGCCAGCACTTCGCCTGATTCGTCGGAGTTCGAGCCTTCGATTACGAATATCAACTCGTTGCCCAGATGCTTATGACGCGGCAGTTGCGCTCCCGGCTCGAAGCGCACCAGGGCAGCGCGCCGTTTGGTCTCCTTGTCAAGCCAGAGAGGCTTTTGCCTCACTCCCGGGATCGCTTCGACCCATGCGATTTCAGCCGGGTTGATATTTTGCGATGGCGGCGCGCCTGCCGCATCGCTGGTTGGCTCGACGCCTCCGGTAAGAATCGCCAATGCCGTCGCCCCGTTGCGGCTGCCGACGCTGTGAACGCATCCGTTGGGCCGATAGCCAACGCATCCCGCCGCAGTGGTGCCGTGCTCGTCGCTGATCGCTCCCTCGATTACATAGATCAGCTCATCGCCGACATGACGATGCATCGGGAGCGCCGCGCCGGGCTCGAAGCGAATAATCTGCGCACGCCGTTTCGTCGCAGCATCAGTCCATAGCAACTTGACCTTGGCCCCCGGCGCAAGCGGACTCCATTCGACCTCATTCACACGAAATATCTGCGACGCTATATCAGCCACGATTTCGACCTCCGGCGCGAATCTCAAGACGCCCCACTATGGCAATAAAGCCACTCCTTGTCGCGGTTTGCGGCCCTTGCGATTCAGCGCAGTCGCGATAGTGTTGCCCGCGTGACTCGGCGCGTACTGATGGCTGAGAACCTTTGCTGGAGGCCGTGATGGATTTCAATTTCAGCGAAGAGGATGAAGCGTTTCGGCGCGAGTTCAGGAGTTGGCTCGAGAGCAATATTCCGCGCGATTGGCGGGATGACAGTGAGCTTGCCGATCCCGACACCAAGACGGAATTCGAGCGGCGCCGCGCGTGGCATCGCAAGCTCTATGACGCCGGCTGGATGTGCATTCACTGGCCGAAGGAATATGGCGGGCGCGGCGCGACTCTCGTTCAGCAGTTCATCTATCACCAGGAAATCGACCGCGCGAAGGCGCCGCCCACGGTCAACTTTCAAGGCATCGCGCGCGTCGGTCCGACGCTCATGCAGTGGGGCACGCCCGAGCAGAAGAAGCGCTATATCCCGCGGATTCCGTCAGCCGAGGAAATCTGGTGCCAGGGATTGTCGGAGCCGAATCACGGCTCCGATCTTGCCGCGGTCGAGACGCGCGCCGAGGACATGGGCGATCACTTCGTCGTCAACGGCTCGAAGGTGTGGACCTCCAACGCGCATCACGCCGACTTTTCGACATTGCTCTGCCGTACCGATTCGAGTCTGCCCAAGCATAAGGGCCTTAGCTACCTGTTGGTTGACATGAAGACTCCCGGAGTCACGGTGCGGCCGCTGGTGCAGATCACGGGCGAGCGCGGCTTCAACCAGGTGTTCTTCGAAGACGTCGTGGTATCGAAGTCCAACCTGGTGGGCGAGAAGAACCAGGGCTGGATGGTCGCGATGACCAACATGATGTTCGAGCGCACCATTCACGGCGGCCGCTCCGAGATGATGGTCGAAGTGCGCCAGCTTGCGAGCCTCGCGAGGAAGGTGAATCGCGGCGGCCGTCCGGCTTCGGACGACAAGTATGTAAAGCAGAAGCTCGCGGCGTTTGCGTGCGAGGCCGAGGCGCTCAAGTACACGAGCCTGCGTCAGCTCACCCGGCAATTGAAGGGGCTGCCGCCGGGTCCCGAAGGATCGATTCTCAAGCTTGGCACGACAGACCTGAATCTGCGTATTCAATCGTTCGCAATGGAACTGCTCGGACCATATAGTCAGTTGGAATATCAGGCCGCCGGTTCCATCGATCGTGGCAAGTGGTCACATCGGATGCTCGCGGCGCGGCGCGGCACGATCGCGGCCGGCACCAACGAGATCCAGCACAACATAATCGGGGAACGAGTCCTCAAACTTCCTAAAGGATCTTAATATGACGACCAAATCAAAACTCAGTCTGGCCGCGATCGCCTCGGCGATCTGTCTAATCGCATTCGCGACCGCTTCGCCAGCATGGGCCGCCGATTCCAAGGCCGAGATCGAAGCGCTCGAACATAAATGCGCCCAGGCGACGAGCGTCGATGAGCTAATGAATTGCTACGAGCCCAGCGACGATGTCGTCGTCTATGATATCGGCACGCCGCGCGAGTTCGATGGACGAAAAGCCGTGCGCGGCGACTTCCAGGGGTTCTTCGATACGATAAAGAATCCGAAGGTCGAGTTCGTTTCGATGCACGTCGTATCGGACGGCAAGATGGCGATGGCCAACAGCATTCAGCATTTCACCGGCACCGGCAAAGACGGCAAACCCATCGATATGACATTTCGCGTGACCGACGTCTGGCAGAAGCAGAAAGGCCAGTGGAAAATGATCCACTCGCATGTGTCCTTTCCCACGGACATGGCCACCGGCAAGGCCGACATGCAGTCGAAGATGTAAAGCAGAAGTCCGCGACCTGAACGCTCCCGATCTCTTCGAAGACCCTTTCCATCCTGGGCCTGCCAGCCTGGTATAGCTCGGAAATCCTCGCCAGAGGTTTTCGCGGGTTTGCGTATCGTCGCGCCCACGCAGCTCAATATGTACCTGTATACTGGTTATGCTCTATTAATCGTTTTCAGTGGTATTAAAGGTTAAGATTCGCTATATCCTCCTAAACGGCAATAAAGCCATCGCTGGAGGATTTAAGAATGTTAGGAATGCTCGCGCTCATCAGTGCGCTGCTGAACCCAGGAGCGCCAATTAGCCTCGGTTTGCTGCAGTACGGACAGGTAAACTTGGCCTACGTGCCGGGCGGCTTCTCGGCACCGGACGACTACCCGCCGAGTCCCTGCGTCATGAATGTCATTGTCTTCGATGGTCGCGGCAACGCGGTCAAGAATCAGACGATCTCGCTCACGCCCGGACAGACCGGCGTCCTGAAGTTCACCCGGAGTGACCTCGCTAGTGGTGGCAGTTTGGGAATCTTCACTGAGCAGGGGCAAGTCGAGAACACCTGCGACCCAAGCAACGATTCTTGCGACTTCACGCTGTGCAACATCACGCAATCAGTCGAAATTGTTGACACGCTGACAGGCGTCACTCGCGCTCTGGACACCCCTTCGATCAACGCCCCCGATTTTGACCAGGAATAAATCCTCTTCGAAAACGTTTCGCCCGATAGCATTTCCGTCGTTCAGAAAATGAGGTCAAAAAAATGTCAGCAATCCAGATATTCGTATTTGTGAGCAGCTTGATCGGTCTCGGCTTAGGTCAGACCGCCCAGGTGAATGTGACGTTCTCGCCATTGAATATACCGCCTACCGCGACCTGCCACGCGGAGGTCGATTTCTTCGATGTCAACGGCAACCTGATCAAGATCAAGACACTGGCACTCTCGCCCGGCCAATCCGCGCAGGTGACGTTGTCACGGCTTGAACTGGCGGGCCTGCTCGCTCCTGCGCATCCTTTGTTCTGGGCGCAGGCAGGCTTGGATGCGTGTACCGGCGACAAAAACTGCAATATCAAGTTCTGCGCACAAAGCATGAGCGCGTCAGGCCAGGAAGCTGACGCCTTCGGCAGTGCCGATCTGCTCCTGCCCAATCAACTCGAATTCCTCTCAAACGACTAAAACCGCAACTCGTAGGAAGGCCCGGGCATCTGCCGGGCCTTCTTCATTGAATCGTCTTCGTTTACGATAACTGGCAATCCGGCGTAGAAACGATCGGATCAACGATCGTGAGTCAGATCATGAGCGGAAAGCTTCGCGAACTTGGGGGCACATTCTTCTCGATTGGCGAGACGCACTTCACGCACGGCAGGGGCTAGCCCGCGGGCGGATTTGAAATGACCACAGCGAGAAAAACCGGATTCGTGTTCGATGAGACCTACATGTGGCACGATTCGGGCGGCGGCACGTACCCGCTCCAGCCGAGCGCCGGTTTCGAGAATCCCGAGACCAAGCGCCGTTTCCATAATCTGCTCGCCGCGACGCGAGTGCTCGATCGGCTCCATGCGATCAGGCCGGCTCCCGCAACTGAGGAAGACCTCCTGCGGTTCCACACCCGCGATTACATCGAGCGTATCCGGCAGATGTCAGCGGCTCATGGCGGCGACGCTGGCGAGCTGACTCCCTTTGGCACCGGCAGCTTTGAGATCGCGGCGCTTTCGACCGGCGGCGTGATTGCAGCGATCGCCGAAGTGGTACGAGGCGCGGTCGACAATGCCTATGCACTGGTGCGGCCTCCCGGTCATCACGCCGAGCCTTCACGCGGACGCGGCTATTGTATCTTCGGCAATATCGCCGTCGCCGTGATGTATGCTCGCGCCATACTGGGTTTGAATCGAATCGCGATCGTGGACTGGGATGTTCATCACGGCAACGGCACGCAGATGGCCTTCTACGAGAATCCCGACGTGCTCACGATCTCGATTCATCAGGACAATCTTTATCCCACCGGAAGCGGCGCGATGTCGGAG from Candidatus Binataceae bacterium encodes the following:
- a CDS encoding acyl-CoA dehydrogenase family protein, translated to MDFNFSEEDEAFRREFRSWLESNIPRDWRDDSELADPDTKTEFERRRAWHRKLYDAGWMCIHWPKEYGGRGATLVQQFIYHQEIDRAKAPPTVNFQGIARVGPTLMQWGTPEQKKRYIPRIPSAEEIWCQGLSEPNHGSDLAAVETRAEDMGDHFVVNGSKVWTSNAHHADFSTLLCRTDSSLPKHKGLSYLLVDMKTPGVTVRPLVQITGERGFNQVFFEDVVVSKSNLVGEKNQGWMVAMTNMMFERTIHGGRSEMMVEVRQLASLARKVNRGGRPASDDKYVKQKLAAFACEAEALKYTSLRQLTRQLKGLPPGPEGSILKLGTTDLNLRIQSFAMELLGPYSQLEYQAAGSIDRGKWSHRMLAARRGTIAAGTNEIQHNIIGERVLKLPKGS
- a CDS encoding cupin domain-containing protein, which encodes MADIASQIFRVNEVEWSPLAPGAKVKLLWTDAATKRRAQIIRFEPGAALPMHRHVGDELIYVIEGAISDEHGTTAAGCVGYRPNGCVHSVGSRNGATALAILTGGVEPTSDAAGAPPSQNINPAEIAWVEAIPGVRQKPLWLDKETKRRAALVRFEPGAQLPRHKHLGNELIFVIEGSNSDESGEVLAGNVNYRPDGCVHTVTTRNGATLFALVTGGVEMIK
- a CDS encoding class II histone deacetylase; the encoded protein is MTTARKTGFVFDETYMWHDSGGGTYPLQPSAGFENPETKRRFHNLLAATRVLDRLHAIRPAPATEEDLLRFHTRDYIERIRQMSAAHGGDAGELTPFGTGSFEIAALSTGGVIAAIAEVVRGAVDNAYALVRPPGHHAEPSRGRGYCIFGNIAVAVMYARAILGLNRIAIVDWDVHHGNGTQMAFYENPDVLTISIHQDNLYPTGSGAMSENGAGRGEGLNLNVPLPPGSGIGAYTAVFERVLVPALYYFKPELIVVASGLDANAYDPLGRMMLSSECYRALTRMLLDSASDLCRGRLVLAHEGGYSESYVPFCGLAIVEELSAIRTEVADPFLELTTSRGYQELQPHQEAVIEQARELLGRIP
- a CDS encoding SDR family oxidoreductase, which translates into the protein MSQGKTAIVTGASQGIGAGCVRTFVERGYSVVATSRNITQSGAFASSEKLALVDGDIGSSAIAHRIAEVAINQFGSIDALVNNAGIFFVKPFTSYTADDFKALSSTNLEGFIYLTQLAISQMLAQKSGGSVVTITATLAEHPIAGVNASIPMITKGGLEAVTRSLAMEYAKDAIRVNAVAPGVVNTPMHQDELEAMKSLSPSGQVSDVEDIVDAVIYLTEARRVTGEILHVDGGAHIGKW
- a CDS encoding nuclear transport factor 2 family protein, whose translation is MTTKSKLSLAAIASAICLIAFATASPAWAADSKAEIEALEHKCAQATSVDELMNCYEPSDDVVVYDIGTPREFDGRKAVRGDFQGFFDTIKNPKVEFVSMHVVSDGKMAMANSIQHFTGTGKDGKPIDMTFRVTDVWQKQKGQWKMIHSHVSFPTDMATGKADMQSKM
- a CDS encoding PaaI family thioesterase — its product is MAAIREEFPAGIGTLLGLTLIREGVGRATVEFEAGARHSNPMGTLHGGVLCDIADAAMGIAYSSTLAAGETFTTIELKINFFRPVWNAKLRAEARMVRGGKTIGLVECNVLNDKNELVARASSTCMTLRGRRAEGRGLRREISAKAR